The following are from one region of the Actinomyces sp. oral taxon 897 genome:
- a CDS encoding imidazolonepropionase, whose translation MSAPGAAPPTRPVPERIVFPGTEVLDPYEIFSAPGYQAPRQRLDPLALAALATTLLCWIPGAGALGAGLGLAALRRLRSSYATGTTQAWAGVVVGGVSTVAWIWVMLLISLP comes from the coding sequence GTGAGCGCCCCGGGGGCCGCCCCGCCGACCCGGCCGGTCCCTGAGCGCATCGTGTTCCCCGGGACCGAGGTGCTCGACCCCTACGAGATCTTCTCCGCCCCCGGCTACCAGGCGCCCAGGCAGAGACTGGACCCGCTGGCCCTGGCGGCCCTGGCGACGACCCTGCTGTGCTGGATCCCGGGGGCCGGCGCGCTCGGCGCGGGCCTGGGCCTGGCGGCGCTGAGACGCCTGCGCTCCTCCTACGCCACCGGGACCACCCAGGCGTGGGCTGGCGTCGTCGTGGGCGGGGTGTCCACGGTGGCCTGGATCTGGGTGATGCTCCTCATCTCGCTGCCCTAG
- a CDS encoding uracil-DNA glycosylase — MNPAQPLTQLIDPSWAAALASVEPTIHEIGDRLRDEVANGDGYLPAGTDVLRAFTYPMDQVKVLIVGQDPYPTPGHAMGLSFSVAPGVRPPRSLENIFTELVSDLGVERPTSGDLTPWSRQGVMLLNRVLTVRPGAPASHKGWGWEKVTQRAIEALVERGGPLVAILWGRPAQSLTPMLGSTPVIASPHPSPLSASRGFFGSRPFSRANEILVSQGATPVDWRLP; from the coding sequence GTGAACCCCGCTCAGCCTCTTACCCAGCTCATCGACCCCTCATGGGCCGCCGCCCTGGCCAGCGTGGAACCCACGATCCACGAGATCGGGGACCGCCTGCGCGACGAGGTAGCCAACGGCGACGGCTACCTGCCCGCTGGGACCGACGTCCTACGCGCCTTCACCTACCCCATGGACCAGGTCAAGGTCCTCATCGTGGGGCAGGACCCCTACCCCACCCCGGGCCACGCCATGGGGCTGAGCTTCTCGGTCGCCCCCGGCGTACGCCCGCCGCGCAGCCTGGAGAACATCTTCACCGAGCTCGTCTCCGACCTGGGGGTGGAGCGCCCCACCTCGGGGGACCTGACCCCCTGGTCGCGTCAGGGCGTCATGCTGCTCAACCGGGTCCTCACCGTGCGGCCCGGGGCACCGGCCTCCCACAAGGGCTGGGGCTGGGAGAAGGTGACGCAGCGGGCCATTGAGGCGCTCGTGGAGCGCGGCGGGCCGCTGGTGGCGATCCTGTGGGGCCGCCCCGCCCAGTCCCTGACCCCGATGCTGGGCTCGACGCCGGTCATCGCCTCCCCCCACCCCTCGCCGCTGAGCGCCTCACGGGGCTTCTTCGGCTCCCGGCCCTTCTCCCGGGCCAACGAGATCCTGGTGAGCCAGGGGGCGACGCCGGTGGACTGGCGGCTGCCGTGA
- a CDS encoding LytR C-terminal domain-containing protein, giving the protein MSNYSYPQDEFDVAEDERVPVGVHRASVPAWRSWLPLLIILVVVPALAWGAVKLLGTADSKSTSASTASAKTEAGGTPAAQGGGGTAGSTGSAEQTAAPTQATPGSTPTPTRASNADLTTGITVYNGTTTNGLAGRTGSRLENAGYTGVSVPDGSYQKDSPEATTVYYRPESAATARAVASLLGISNLVESPEEAQSNPIVVILRSDFSE; this is encoded by the coding sequence GTGAGCAACTACAGCTACCCCCAGGACGAGTTCGACGTCGCCGAGGACGAGCGGGTCCCTGTCGGTGTCCACCGGGCCTCCGTCCCCGCGTGGCGCAGCTGGCTACCACTTCTCATTATCCTCGTCGTGGTGCCTGCCCTGGCGTGGGGGGCGGTCAAGCTCCTGGGCACCGCGGACAGCAAGAGCACGTCCGCCTCCACCGCCAGCGCGAAGACGGAAGCCGGTGGGACACCGGCCGCCCAGGGCGGTGGGGGCACGGCGGGGAGCACGGGCTCTGCCGAGCAGACCGCCGCGCCCACGCAGGCCACGCCGGGGTCGACGCCGACCCCCACCCGGGCGTCCAACGCGGACCTGACCACAGGCATCACCGTCTACAACGGCACCACCACCAACGGGCTCGCGGGCCGCACCGGCTCCCGCCTGGAGAACGCCGGGTACACGGGCGTGTCCGTCCCCGACGGCTCCTACCAGAAGGACAGCCCGGAGGCCACGACCGTCTACTACCGCCCGGAGAGCGCCGCGACCGCCCGCGCCGTGGCCAGCCTGCTGGGCATTAGCAACCTGGTGGAGTCCCCCGAGGAGGCCCAGTCCAACCCCATTGTGGTCATCCTGCGCTCCGACTTCTCGGAGTGA
- a CDS encoding glycoside hydrolase family 15, translating to MRWGVGAALLVGGGALGRRATYRAAPTLLSDGVALGADGTVEVLPAGAGAVYVPGTRLPAQALGTAAGAGTPAGHEALAHAALARRAGARLAAGRWAELADGALCDLLALTGPTLAWPDASRPATVFPAGAVVAAPVGYWRYTWPRDASFGAVALGTVGLGDEALAVLDHLAALQLPDGSFAARYTHSGQVPDARPAQTDGVGWFLWAAGCLAGGALAPQGAPTGASQGASAVGAQPGPTSQPGSAARSGASTQSGASTQSGAGAQSGPATPGWGGRLVAALGRAAACLMTRTATPSHLPAASPDYWEVRERTLTLGTAAPVLMGLEAAHALARAGLDLGLEASALGERCSRVRQAVVRNYGPTWGRYPRTDAVDAAIALVGPPFMEALPGVGAVRATARARLGRRSGGLAPGSSWRDDGVSWTPETALMALSARGWGWQGETEALLAWLEAHRTASGALPEKVGPDGAPAGPAPLAWTDALVLLATC from the coding sequence GTGCGCTGGGGTGTCGGCGCGGCCCTGCTGGTCGGCGGGGGCGCCCTCGGCCGGCGGGCCACCTACCGGGCGGCGCCCACGCTCCTGTCCGACGGCGTCGCGCTGGGGGCGGACGGGACCGTGGAGGTGCTCCCTGCCGGCGCCGGGGCGGTCTACGTCCCCGGCACCCGCCTGCCCGCCCAGGCGCTGGGGACGGCCGCCGGCGCCGGGACGCCGGCCGGGCACGAGGCCCTGGCCCACGCCGCCCTGGCCCGCCGCGCGGGAGCCCGCCTGGCCGCCGGGCGCTGGGCCGAGCTGGCCGACGGCGCCCTGTGCGACCTGCTGGCGCTGACCGGCCCCACCCTGGCCTGGCCGGACGCGTCCCGCCCGGCCACCGTCTTCCCCGCGGGCGCCGTCGTGGCCGCCCCGGTGGGCTACTGGCGCTACACCTGGCCCCGCGACGCCTCCTTCGGGGCCGTGGCCCTGGGCACCGTCGGGCTGGGGGACGAGGCGCTGGCGGTCCTGGACCACCTGGCCGCCCTCCAGCTGCCCGACGGCTCCTTCGCCGCCCGCTACACCCACAGCGGCCAGGTCCCCGACGCCCGCCCCGCCCAGACCGACGGCGTCGGCTGGTTCCTCTGGGCCGCCGGGTGCCTGGCGGGCGGCGCCCTCGCGCCCCAGGGTGCACCCACCGGCGCGTCCCAGGGTGCCTCTGCTGTCGGCGCCCAGCCCGGGCCTACCAGCCAGCCCGGGTCCGCCGCCAGGTCCGGGGCCAGTACCCAGTCCGGAGCCAGTACCCAGTCCGGGGCCGGCGCCCAGAGCGGGCCTGCCACCCCGGGCTGGGGCGGGCGCCTGGTGGCTGCCCTGGGGCGGGCCGCGGCCTGCCTCATGACCCGTACCGCCACGCCCAGCCACCTGCCCGCCGCCAGCCCGGACTACTGGGAGGTGCGTGAGCGCACCCTCACCCTGGGCACGGCCGCGCCGGTCCTCATGGGCCTGGAGGCCGCCCACGCCCTGGCCCGGGCGGGCCTGGACCTGGGCCTGGAGGCGTCGGCACTGGGGGAGCGGTGCTCCCGGGTACGCCAGGCGGTGGTGCGCAACTACGGGCCGACCTGGGGGCGCTACCCGCGTACCGACGCCGTCGACGCCGCGATCGCGCTGGTCGGCCCGCCTTTTATGGAGGCCCTTCCGGGGGTGGGGGCGGTGCGGGCCACAGCCAGGGCGCGTCTGGGCCGAAGGTCCGGCGGCCTGGCCCCGGGATCCTCCTGGCGTGACGACGGCGTCTCCTGGACCCCCGAGACCGCCCTAATGGCCCTGTCCGCGCGCGGCTGGGGCTGGCAGGGGGAGACCGAGGCGCTCCTGGCCTGGCTGGAGGCCCACCGCACCGCCAGCGGGGCCCTGCCTGAGAAGGTGGGTCCCGACGGCGCCCCGGCCGGGCCCGCACCCCTGGCCTGGACCGACGCCCTGGTCCTCCTGGCCACCTGCTGA
- the groL gene encoding chaperonin GroEL (60 kDa chaperone family; promotes refolding of misfolded polypeptides especially under stressful conditions; forms two stacked rings of heptamers to form a barrel-shaped 14mer; ends can be capped by GroES; misfolded proteins enter the barrel where they are refolded when GroES binds) yields the protein MSKIIAFDEEARRGMERGLNTLADTVKVTLGPKGRNVVLDKKWGAPTITNDGVTIAKEIELEEPFEKIGAELVKEVAKKTDDVAGDGTTTATVLAQALVREGLRNVAAGANPIALRRGIDKAVTAVVARLLADAKEVETKDEIAATASISAADEEIGAKIAEALEKVGHEGVITVEESNTFGLELEVTEGMRFDKGFISPYFVTDADRQEAVLEDVYILLVESKISNVKDLLPLLEKVMQTGKPLAIIAEDVEAEALATLVVNRIRGTFKSVAVKAPGFGDRRKAMLQDMAILTGGTVISETVGLKLENATLEDLGQARKVVVTKDETTIVEGAGDKDAIEARVSQIRAEIEKSDSDYDKEKLSERLAKLAGGVAVLKSGAATEVELKERKHRIEDAVRNAKAAVEEGIVAGGGVSLLQAAEALDALELEGDEATGAAIVRVALESPLKQIAVNAGLEGGVVVERVRNLPAGEGLNAATGEYGNLLAAGIADPVKVTRSALQNAASIAGLFLTTEAVVADKPEPPAAPAGGGGDDMGGMY from the coding sequence ATGTCCAAGATCATCGCCTTCGACGAGGAGGCCCGCCGTGGCATGGAGCGCGGCCTGAACACCCTCGCCGACACCGTCAAGGTCACCCTGGGCCCCAAGGGCCGTAACGTCGTCCTTGACAAGAAGTGGGGCGCCCCCACTATCACCAACGACGGCGTGACCATCGCCAAGGAGATCGAGCTCGAGGAGCCCTTCGAGAAGATCGGCGCCGAGCTGGTCAAGGAGGTCGCCAAGAAGACCGACGACGTCGCCGGTGACGGCACCACCACCGCCACCGTGCTGGCCCAGGCCCTGGTCCGTGAGGGCCTGCGCAACGTGGCCGCCGGCGCCAACCCCATCGCCCTGCGTCGCGGCATCGACAAGGCCGTGACCGCCGTCGTCGCGCGCCTGCTGGCTGACGCCAAGGAGGTCGAGACCAAGGACGAGATCGCGGCCACCGCCTCCATCTCCGCCGCGGACGAGGAGATCGGCGCCAAGATCGCCGAGGCCCTGGAGAAGGTCGGCCACGAGGGCGTCATCACCGTCGAGGAGTCCAACACCTTCGGCCTGGAGCTCGAGGTCACCGAGGGCATGCGCTTCGACAAGGGCTTCATCTCCCCCTACTTCGTCACCGACGCCGACCGCCAGGAGGCCGTCCTGGAGGACGTCTACATCCTGCTGGTGGAGTCCAAGATCTCCAACGTTAAGGACCTGCTGCCCCTGCTGGAGAAGGTCATGCAGACCGGCAAGCCCCTGGCGATCATCGCCGAGGACGTCGAGGCCGAGGCCCTGGCCACCCTGGTGGTCAACCGCATCCGCGGCACCTTCAAGTCCGTGGCCGTCAAGGCCCCCGGCTTCGGTGACCGTCGCAAGGCGATGCTCCAGGACATGGCCATCCTCACCGGTGGCACCGTCATCTCCGAGACCGTGGGCCTGAAGCTGGAGAACGCCACCCTGGAGGACCTGGGCCAGGCCCGCAAGGTCGTCGTCACCAAGGACGAGACCACCATTGTCGAGGGCGCCGGGGACAAGGACGCCATTGAGGCCCGCGTGAGCCAGATCCGCGCCGAGATCGAGAAGTCCGACTCCGACTACGACAAGGAGAAGCTCTCCGAGCGCCTGGCCAAGCTGGCTGGCGGCGTGGCCGTCCTGAAGTCCGGTGCCGCCACCGAGGTGGAGCTCAAGGAGCGCAAGCACCGCATTGAGGACGCCGTGCGCAACGCCAAGGCCGCCGTCGAGGAGGGCATTGTCGCCGGTGGCGGCGTCTCCCTGCTCCAGGCCGCCGAGGCCCTGGACGCCCTGGAGCTGGAGGGCGACGAGGCCACCGGCGCCGCCATCGTGCGGGTCGCCCTGGAGTCCCCGCTCAAGCAGATCGCCGTCAACGCCGGCCTGGAGGGCGGCGTCGTGGTCGAGCGCGTCCGCAACCTGCCTGCCGGTGAGGGCCTGAACGCCGCCACCGGTGAGTACGGCAACCTCCTGGCCGCCGGCATCGCCGACCCGGTCAAGGTCACCCGCTCCGCCCTGCAGAACGCGGCCTCCATCGCCGGCCTGTTCCTGACCACCGAGGCCGTCGTGGCCGACAAGCCCGAGCCCCCGGCCGCCCCGGCCGGTGGCGGCGGCGACGACATGGGCGGCATGTACTGA
- a CDS encoding WXG100 family type VII secretion target — MPVFAVDTQAVTDTATRTRTRISTIQTEVDAMNADIATLQASWTGGASASMASCAANWHLTQIQVQSSLDAISQALDKAALSYDDAETSNTSRFGLA; from the coding sequence ATGCCTGTCTTCGCAGTCGACACCCAGGCCGTCACGGACACCGCGACCCGCACCAGGACCCGTATCTCCACCATCCAGACGGAGGTGGACGCCATGAACGCCGACATCGCCACCCTCCAGGCCTCCTGGACCGGCGGCGCCTCCGCCTCCATGGCCTCCTGCGCCGCCAACTGGCACCTGACCCAGATCCAGGTCCAGTCCTCCCTCGACGCCATCTCCCAGGCCCTGGACAAGGCCGCCCTGTCCTATGACGACGCCGAGACCTCCAACACCTCGCGCTTCGGCCTGGCGTAG
- a CDS encoding HD domain-containing protein: MGVIDAPQWLLPAYIRSVKALGATAPQDDVRAAGERLIEEWSTPDRHFHNLKHVIDMLARVDELADATHNPDVMRVAAWYHGYVFSSTREETYKRNGGEDEVASAAYAARDLQELGLPPATVDRVCALILNLKRHNLPANDIDAMALNDADLGTLAVEPQLYKKYRIAVREEYRHVPIQDYLEARLEIVSRLLSRDRLFSSPLGARWEEAARENLAGERRMLAAKLEALRSGASIEEASKVATRVWNQVPGTTEVASPVSTTPSTSYAPATTFSAFSPVSPLSPVSAASATTLSGGIPVVPPPGGRAPSAVAEAPRRRPEARRAYNRLQHDDHATTMESCAADIDRLLGGRRTASASSPAQAAEAGQDRRSMAEAARARLAQQVEERRQRARVEREARTGEMSPVTAPVVQDGASRL, translated from the coding sequence ATGGGCGTCATCGACGCACCGCAGTGGCTGCTGCCCGCCTACATCCGCAGCGTCAAGGCCCTGGGCGCCACCGCGCCCCAGGATGACGTTCGCGCTGCTGGTGAGCGCCTCATCGAGGAGTGGAGCACTCCCGACCGTCACTTCCACAACCTCAAGCACGTCATCGACATGCTGGCCCGGGTGGACGAGCTCGCTGACGCGACCCACAACCCGGACGTCATGCGTGTGGCCGCCTGGTACCACGGCTACGTCTTCTCCTCCACCCGGGAGGAGACCTACAAGCGCAACGGCGGGGAGGACGAGGTAGCCTCCGCCGCCTACGCCGCCCGTGACCTCCAGGAGCTCGGCCTGCCCCCCGCCACGGTCGACCGGGTCTGCGCCCTCATCCTCAACCTCAAGCGGCACAACCTGCCCGCCAACGACATTGACGCGATGGCGCTCAACGACGCCGACCTGGGCACCCTGGCCGTGGAGCCCCAGCTGTACAAGAAGTACCGGATCGCGGTGCGCGAGGAGTACCGGCACGTCCCCATCCAGGACTACCTGGAGGCCCGCCTGGAGATCGTCAGCCGCCTGCTCAGCCGCGACCGGCTCTTCTCCTCCCCCCTGGGAGCGCGCTGGGAGGAGGCCGCCCGCGAGAACCTCGCGGGCGAGCGACGTATGCTCGCGGCCAAGCTGGAGGCGCTGCGCTCAGGCGCCTCCATCGAGGAGGCCTCCAAGGTGGCCACCCGGGTGTGGAACCAGGTCCCCGGCACCACTGAGGTCGCCTCGCCCGTGAGCACGACGCCGTCAACCTCCTACGCCCCCGCAACCACCTTCTCAGCCTTCTCCCCCGTCTCCCCCCTCTCCCCCGTCTCCGCAGCCAGCGCCACGACCCTGAGCGGCGGCATCCCCGTCGTCCCGCCCCCGGGCGGGCGGGCCCCCTCAGCCGTCGCGGAGGCCCCGCGACGCCGCCCCGAGGCCAGGAGGGCGTACAACCGGCTCCAGCACGACGACCACGCCACCACCATGGAGTCCTGCGCGGCAGACATCGACCGGCTGCTGGGCGGGCGGCGCACCGCCTCCGCGTCCTCTCCCGCCCAGGCGGCGGAGGCGGGCCAGGACCGCCGCTCCATGGCCGAGGCGGCACGGGCCCGCCTGGCCCAGCAGGTCGAGGAGCGCCGACAGCGGGCCAGGGTGGAGCGCGAGGCACGGACCGGGGAGATGTCCCCCGTTACCGCGCCTGTCGTCCAGGACGGCGCCAGCCGCCTGTAG
- a CDS encoding sensor histidine kinase, translated as MVSPRTQARRGGPARPARVRTAAPGANGEPGSRRPSTRSVNHRPRRRGRFHPVTAARRVWHAQPLRARLTLMTTGLLTVALLVSSLAVTSLLHSHLLNQVDEQLQATAKTIGTQGLAQIRAGSSNSMPTTYYVEALYLNGESGQTINPETAETFGVPRVTGLSLENATTADGEAIIRTVDSNLPKRTWRVITMLITSSDNQVVGVIAIGLPLSNMMETVEQVRAIVLLTDVAVILTGALAAAYLVNRSLRSLRQIEGVAGRIASGDLSARVPATEPTTTEVGSLQRALNTMLAQNERAFSVQVVAQERMTRFVSDASHELRTPLAAIRGYGELYRMGGVPAERTREVMGRIESEANRMGRLVDDLLQLARMDEGREMTMAPVDLTTVCAGALTDMMVLAPDRDCSLVSLTDPDADPVPVVVTGDRDRLAQVVTNLLGNVVRHTPAGSSVEIAVGTVTHAPAGQDLTPGVQTPEAGARRGNGRAGRTGGARDVGAPGNGTGGVRTPGNGVATGAARAAGASAATAALMKGYAVVEVRDHGPGVPPAEAAKIFQRFYRADTSRNRETGGSGLGLAIVAAIVERHGGFVRMDQTPGGGATVHLELPLAEG; from the coding sequence ATGGTCAGCCCGCGGACCCAGGCCCGGCGCGGCGGCCCCGCCCGCCCGGCCCGGGTCCGGACGGCCGCCCCCGGCGCCAACGGGGAGCCCGGCTCCCGCCGCCCCTCGACACGCTCAGTGAACCACCGGCCACGCCGTCGGGGGCGTTTTCACCCGGTCACGGCCGCACGACGTGTCTGGCACGCCCAGCCCCTGCGGGCGCGCCTGACCCTCATGACCACGGGCCTGCTGACGGTGGCCCTGCTGGTGTCCTCCCTGGCCGTCACCTCCCTGCTCCACTCCCACCTGCTGAACCAGGTCGACGAGCAGCTCCAGGCCACCGCCAAGACCATCGGCACCCAGGGCCTGGCCCAGATCCGCGCCGGCTCCTCCAACTCCATGCCCACCACCTACTACGTGGAGGCTCTCTACCTCAACGGCGAGAGCGGGCAGACCATTAACCCCGAGACCGCGGAGACCTTCGGCGTCCCCCGGGTGACGGGCCTGTCCCTGGAGAACGCCACCACCGCCGACGGCGAGGCCATTATCCGCACGGTGGACTCCAACCTGCCCAAACGCACCTGGCGGGTCATCACCATGCTCATTACCAGCAGCGACAACCAGGTGGTGGGCGTCATCGCCATCGGCCTGCCCCTGAGCAACATGATGGAGACGGTGGAGCAGGTCCGGGCGATCGTGCTGCTGACCGACGTCGCCGTCATCCTCACCGGCGCCCTGGCCGCGGCCTACCTGGTCAACCGCTCCCTGCGGTCCCTGCGTCAGATCGAGGGCGTGGCCGGGCGCATCGCTAGCGGCGACCTGTCCGCCCGCGTGCCCGCCACCGAGCCCACCACCACCGAGGTCGGCAGCCTCCAGCGGGCCCTGAACACCATGCTGGCCCAGAACGAGCGCGCCTTCTCCGTGCAGGTCGTGGCCCAGGAGCGCATGACCCGCTTCGTCTCGGACGCCTCCCACGAGCTGCGCACCCCCCTGGCGGCCATCCGCGGCTACGGCGAGCTCTACCGCATGGGCGGGGTGCCCGCCGAGCGGACCAGGGAGGTCATGGGACGCATTGAGTCCGAGGCCAACCGCATGGGGCGCCTGGTGGACGACCTCCTCCAGCTCGCCCGTATGGACGAGGGCCGCGAGATGACCATGGCACCGGTGGACCTGACCACGGTGTGCGCCGGGGCCCTGACCGACATGATGGTCCTGGCCCCCGACCGGGACTGCTCCCTGGTCTCCCTGACCGACCCCGACGCCGACCCCGTCCCCGTGGTGGTCACCGGGGACCGGGACCGCCTGGCCCAGGTCGTCACCAACCTCCTGGGCAACGTGGTGCGTCATACCCCGGCCGGGTCGTCGGTGGAGATCGCCGTGGGGACCGTCACCCACGCCCCCGCCGGCCAGGATCTCACCCCCGGCGTCCAGACGCCCGAGGCGGGGGCGCGCCGGGGTAACGGCCGGGCCGGTCGCACCGGCGGGGCCCGGGACGTCGGGGCACCCGGCAACGGGACCGGCGGCGTGAGGACCCCCGGTAACGGCGTCGCCACCGGGGCCGCCCGGGCCGCAGGCGCCTCCGCGGCGACCGCGGCGCTCATGAAGGGCTACGCCGTCGTCGAGGTCCGCGACCACGGTCCCGGTGTGCCCCCGGCGGAGGCCGCGAAGATATTCCAGCGCTTCTACCGTGCGGACACCTCCCGCAACCGTGAGACCGGGGGGTCGGGGCTGGGCCTGGCCATTGTGGCGGCGATCGTCGAGCGGCACGGAGGGTTCGTGCGGATGGACCAGACCCCCGGGGGCGGGGCGACGGTCCACCTGGAGCTGCCCCTGGCCGAGGGCTAG
- a CDS encoding response regulator transcription factor, giving the protein MDAATPAPEARLLVVDDEPNIRDLLASSLRFAGFEVVTAADGNGALKAAQAEGAEPDLIVLDVMLPDMDGFTVARRLRERDVTTPILFLTARDDMADKVQGLTVGGDDYVTKPFGLEEVVARIRAILRRTRAVEGEDDGILKVADLILDEDAHEVHRAGVEVDLSPTEFKLLRYLMLNAGRVVSKAQILDHVWEYDWNGDAAIVESYISYLRRKVDQIEGRDGKPVTPLIQTRRGVGYMLREPKGS; this is encoded by the coding sequence ATGGACGCTGCCACCCCTGCTCCCGAGGCCCGGCTCCTCGTCGTGGACGACGAGCCGAACATCCGTGACCTCCTCGCCTCCTCCCTGCGCTTCGCCGGATTCGAGGTGGTCACCGCCGCTGACGGCAACGGCGCCCTCAAGGCCGCGCAGGCCGAGGGCGCCGAGCCGGACCTCATTGTCCTGGACGTCATGCTCCCGGACATGGACGGCTTCACGGTGGCCCGTCGCCTGCGCGAGCGCGACGTCACCACCCCCATCCTCTTCCTGACCGCCCGCGACGACATGGCGGACAAGGTCCAGGGCCTGACCGTGGGCGGGGACGACTACGTCACCAAGCCCTTCGGCCTGGAGGAGGTCGTCGCCCGGATCCGCGCCATCCTGCGCCGCACCCGCGCCGTGGAGGGGGAGGACGACGGCATCCTGAAGGTGGCGGACCTCATCCTGGACGAGGACGCCCACGAGGTGCACCGGGCGGGCGTGGAGGTGGACCTGTCCCCCACCGAGTTCAAGCTCCTGCGCTACCTCATGCTCAACGCCGGGCGCGTGGTCTCCAAGGCCCAGATCCTGGACCACGTCTGGGAGTACGACTGGAACGGCGACGCCGCTATCGTGGAGTCCTACATCTCCTACCTGCGTCGCAAGGTGGACCAGATCGAGGGGCGCGACGGCAAGCCCGTCACCCCCCTCATCCAGACCAGACGCGGCGTGGGCTACATGCTCCGTGAGCCCAAGGGCTCGTGA
- a CDS encoding NYN domain-containing protein: MNTATYLLVDGENIDATLGMSVLGRRPEPEERPRWDRVLSFCDNLSDSAAGGEGDDTRALFFLNATSGHMPMGFVQALLAMDYRPIPLAGSGSHDEKVVDIGIQRTLDALAQRAEEGEQALVLLGSHDGDYIPQVERLLAAGSSVGVLAFREFLNAQLAALESKGLTIYDLETKVHAFTIPLPRVRIIPLEEYDPLAFI; this comes from the coding sequence ATGAATACCGCCACCTACCTTCTCGTCGACGGCGAGAACATTGATGCGACCCTGGGCATGAGCGTCCTGGGCCGCCGACCTGAGCCCGAGGAGCGCCCCCGCTGGGACCGCGTGCTCAGCTTCTGCGACAACCTGTCGGACTCCGCCGCTGGTGGCGAGGGTGACGACACGCGCGCACTTTTCTTCCTTAACGCCACGAGCGGACACATGCCCATGGGGTTCGTCCAGGCCCTCCTGGCCATGGACTACCGGCCGATCCCCCTGGCGGGCAGCGGCAGCCACGACGAGAAGGTCGTCGACATCGGTATCCAGCGCACGCTGGACGCCCTGGCCCAGCGGGCGGAGGAGGGCGAGCAGGCCCTCGTGCTCCTGGGCAGCCACGACGGGGACTACATCCCCCAGGTGGAGCGCCTCCTTGCCGCCGGCTCCAGCGTGGGGGTCCTGGCCTTCCGCGAGTTCCTCAACGCCCAGCTGGCCGCCCTGGAGTCCAAGGGCCTGACCATCTACGACCTGGAGACCAAGGTCCACGCCTTTACCATCCCGCTGCCGCGGGTGCGCATTATCCCGCTGGAGGAGTACGACCCCCTGGCCTTTATCTGA
- a CDS encoding type 1 glutamine amidotransferase produces MTYPDTPPQDAVPAPGAGQPADGAPTPGAVPGAPVITVIEPEALAPLGRLRQWLLAEGATIRMVRPGAGDPVPALEEIDGALVVLGGAMSAHSEDDHPWIVPLRELLAQVVTERVPAVAICLGAQIAAEALGGTTAVPAPDHAETGVVDLQVTRAGRQDPLFAEMVTEGLRAAGPSSRNGTLPVIVSHGDAVTRLPEQAVLLASSERSPVHTWRAGRLLAFQHHPESDPVRVGYWRTRDALTERGLPPHLAREQAADLTGVAPAWPDAPAQAPDPESLREAVATGRLAREQAEAVDPAVQAFGRALARVLVRSARSRRTPHA; encoded by the coding sequence ATGACCTACCCCGACACACCCCCGCAGGACGCCGTACCGGCCCCCGGCGCCGGACAGCCCGCGGATGGCGCGCCCACGCCGGGTGCCGTCCCCGGCGCACCGGTCATTACCGTCATTGAGCCCGAGGCCCTGGCGCCGCTCGGGCGCCTGAGGCAGTGGCTGCTCGCCGAGGGCGCCACCATCCGCATGGTCCGCCCCGGTGCGGGCGACCCCGTCCCCGCCCTGGAGGAGATCGACGGCGCCCTGGTGGTGCTGGGGGGCGCCATGAGCGCCCACAGCGAGGACGACCACCCCTGGATCGTGCCGCTGCGTGAGCTCCTGGCCCAGGTCGTCACCGAGCGCGTCCCCGCCGTGGCCATCTGCCTGGGGGCCCAGATCGCCGCCGAGGCCCTGGGCGGCACCACCGCCGTGCCCGCACCCGACCACGCGGAGACCGGCGTCGTGGACCTGCAGGTCACCCGGGCCGGGAGGCAGGACCCGCTGTTCGCCGAGATGGTCACCGAGGGCCTGCGCGCCGCGGGCCCGAGCAGCCGCAACGGCACACTGCCCGTTATCGTCTCCCACGGCGACGCCGTCACCCGCCTGCCCGAGCAGGCCGTCCTCCTGGCCTCCTCCGAGCGCTCCCCGGTGCACACCTGGCGGGCGGGCCGCCTCCTGGCCTTCCAGCACCACCCCGAGTCCGACCCCGTCCGGGTGGGGTACTGGCGCACCCGTGACGCCCTGACCGAGCGCGGCCTGCCCCCGCACCTGGCCCGTGAGCAGGCCGCGGACCTGACCGGTGTCGCCCCCGCCTGGCCGGACGCCCCCGCCCAGGCCCCGGACCCCGAGTCGCTCCGGGAGGCCGTCGCCACCGGCCGCCTGGCCCGTGAGCAGGCCGAGGCGGTGGATCCCGCCGTCCAGGCCTTCGGCCGGGCCCTGGCACGGGTCCTGGTGCGTAGCGCCCGCTCCCGGCGGACACCGCACGCCTGA